The following coding sequences are from one Musa acuminata AAA Group cultivar baxijiao chromosome BXJ2-4, Cavendish_Baxijiao_AAA, whole genome shotgun sequence window:
- the LOC135611141 gene encoding autophagy-related protein 8C-like: MAKSPFRLEHSLEKRQAEASRIRGKYPDRIPVIVEKAERSAIPDIDKKKYLVPADLTVGQFVYVIRKRINLSPEKAIFMFVNNTLPPTASMMSTIYEAHRDEDGYLYMMYNGENTFGSSYDDMPVD; this comes from the exons AAAAGAGGCAAGCAGAAGCCAGTCGTATCAGAGGGAAATATCCTGACAGGATTCCT GTGATTGTTGAGAAGGCTGAAAGGAGTGCCATACCAGACATTGACAAGAAGAA GTACCTGGTTCCTGCAGATTTAACAGTTGGACAATTTGTTTATGTTATTCGAAAGAGGATTAATCTCAGTCCAGAGAAGGCCATCTTCATGTTTGTCAATAACACGTTACCACCCACAG CTTCTATGATGTCTACCATCTACGAGGCACACAGGGATGAAGATGGTTATCTTTACATGATGTACAATGGCGAGAACACATTTGGTTCCTCTTACGATGATATGCctgtagattaa
- the LOC103983386 gene encoding transcription factor MYB97-like, with product MVEQAEARGSGERGMSGSGEELKKGPWTPAEDAVLVEHVRRHGEGNWNAVRRHSGLARCGKSCRLRWANHLRPNLKKGSFAPDEELLILRLHAQLGNKWARIAAQLPGRTDNEIKNYWNTRLKRRQRAGLPIYPPDLQEAVRFDRHHQQQHQAPISPRPLTPPPLLNPVDFHPPPRISLPPLPQNPFACQLGFGFLVSPLAPPPTPNSLFQQQHQIGPPPPLSPAFAVETELPSCQSYSGLVGGDNGQSSRGLLESLLQGTGVAEDMRIGELLALQAADEQVARWAQIFGDDGDEGIKEASQGFSLGSATKLDRDMGTEIKCEPPGGGSPMKGDTSTLLDVQALTMSLVLKSNELASPLSITSADEDCNISSWPWSNMPGIR from the exons ATGGTGGAGCAGGCGGAGGCGAGGGGATCCGGAGAAAGAGGAATGAGTGGAAGTGGCGAGGAACTGAAGAAGGGGCCGTGGACGCCGGCGGAGGACGCGGTCCTGGTGGAGCACGTGCGGCGGCACGGGGAGGGGAACTGGAACGCGGTGCGGCGACACAGCGGGCTGGCCCGATGCGGCAAGAGCTGCCGCCTCCGCTGGGCCAACCACCTCCGCCCCAACCTCAAGAAAGGATCTTTCGCCCCCGATGAGGAGCTCCTCATCCTCCGCCTCCACGCCCAGCTCGGCAATAAATGGGCACGCATCGCCGCCCAA CTGCCCGGGAGgacggacaacgagatcaagaactactggaacacccgCCTCAAGCGGCGGCAACGTGCCGGTCTGCCCATCTACCCGCCGGATCTGCAAGAGGCCGTCAGGTTCGACCGCCACCATCAGCAGCAGCATCAGGCTCCCATATCGCCTCGCCCGCTGACGCCGCCCCCGTTGCTAAATCCCGTCGACTTTCACCCTCCGCCGCGAATATCCCTTCCACCGCTCCCGCAGAATCCATTCGCCTGTCAGCTCGGTTTCGGGTTCCTGGTCTCGCCCCTCGCGCCACCACCCACCCCGAATTCTCTGTTTCAGCAGCAGCATCAGATTGGTCCGCCGCCACCGCTGTCACCAGCGTTCGCAGTGGAAACGGAGCTCCCTTCATGCCAATCGTACTCGGGGCTGGTCGGAGGGGACAACGGGCAGAGCAGTCGCGGGTTACTGGAGTCCCTGCTGCAGGGCACAGGCGTTGCCGAGGATATGAGGATCGGTGAGCTGTTGGCGCTGCAGGCGGCGGACGAGCAGGTCGCCCGGTGGGCGCAAATTTTCGGCGACGACGGTGACGAAGGGATCAAGGAGGCCTCTCAAGGCTTTTCTTTGGGTTCTGCCACCAAGTTGGATCGTGACATGG GAACCGAGATCAAATGCGAGCCACCGGGTGGTGGCAGCCCCATGAAAGGCGACACATCCACGCTGCTCGACGTTCAAGCACTCACAATGTCGTTGGTCCTGAAGAGCAATGAGTTGGCTTCTCCCCTTTCCATCACGTCTGCAGACGAAGACTGCAACATCAGCTCATGGCCATGGAGCAACATGCCCGGAATCCGCTGA
- the LOC135611143 gene encoding L-ascorbate oxidase homolog yields MGRTSPMVTFFFVLLVASAVLGDDPYRFFTWNITYGDIWPMGVKQQGILINGQFPGPQIEAVTNDNVIINVFNSLPEPFLISWNGIQQRRNSWQDGVYGTNCPIPPGRNFTYVMQFKDQIGSFFYFPSLAFHKAAGGFGGIRVLSRPLIPVPFPPPAGDFTLLIGDWYKANHSTLKYVLDSGRDLAFPDGVLINGRGSYGNTFTVDQGRTYRFRICNVGLATSLNIRFQGHTMKLVEVEGSHTLQNIYSSLDVHLAQCYSVLVTADQPALDYFIVVSTRFTSSVLTTTAILHYSNSAGRPVGAPPGGPTIQIDWSLNQARSIRWNLTASGPRPNPQGSYHYGLVNTTRTIRLANSAPVINGKQRYAVNSVSFIPADTPLKVADFYKIPGVFFPGSIPDNPTFGGGYLQTSVMAANFRDYVEIVFENYENTMQSWHIDGYSFWTVGMDGGQWSAASRKNYNLRDAVARCTVQVYPKSWSAIYMPLDNVGMWNIRSEHWARQYLGQQFYLRVYSPANSWRDENPIPRNALLCGRASGRRTRPL; encoded by the exons ATGGGAAGAACCAGCCCCATGGTTACTTTCTTCTTCGTGCTGCTTGTTGCTTCTGCTGTCCTGGGAGATGACCCTTACAGGTTCTTCACCTGGAACATCACATATGGAGACATCTGGCCCATGGGTGTCAAGCAACAG GGAATCCTGATCAATGGGCAGTTCCCAGGGCCACAGATCGAAGCTGTCACCAACGACAACGTTATCATCAATGTCTTCAACAGCTTGCCGGAGCCGTTCCTCATCTCCTG GAATGGGATACAGCAGAGGAGGAACTCATGGCAAGATGGTGTGTATGGCACCAACTGCCCCATCCCACCAGGAAGGAACTTCACATATGTCATGCAGTTCAAGGACCAGATTGGGAGCTTCTTCTACTTCCCCTCGCTTGCTTTCCACAAGGCTGCGGGTGGATTTGGTGGCATCAGAGTCCTAAGTCGACCACTAATCCCTGTGCCATTCCCTCCTCCTGCTGGGGACTTTACTCTCTTAATCGGTGACTGGTACAAAGCTAATCACAGT ACCCTCAAGTATGTGCTTGACAGTGGTAGAGATCTAGCTTTCCCTGATGGGGTACTCATCAATGGTCGTGGATCCTACGGCAACACCTTCACCGTCGACCAAG GTAGAACATACAGGTTTCGGATATGCAATGTTGGGTTGGCAACATCACTGAACATAAGATTCCAAGGCCACACGATGAAGCTGGTGGAGGTGGAAGGGTCTCACACCCTCCAAAACATCTATTCTTCGCTCGATGTTCATCTTGCGCAATGCTACTCCGTCCTTGTCACCGCCGATCAACCAGCACTGGACTACTTCATCGTCGTCTCAACCCGATTCACCAGCTCGGTGCTGACCACCACCGCCATCCTCCATTACAGCAATTCTGCTGGAAGGCCCGTCGGTGCGCCGCCAGGAGGTCCAACCATTCAGATCGACTGGTCTCTCAACCAGGCGAGATCTATTCG GTGGAATCTGACAGCCAGCGGACCGAGACCAAATCCACAGGGTTCATATCACTACGGCCTCGTCAACACAACGCGAACCATCAGGCTTGCAAACTCTGCACCGGTCATCAATGGCAAGCAGAGATATGCGGTCAATAGTGTCTCCTTCATTCCAGCTGATACACCACTCAAAGTAGCTGATTTCTACAAGATCCCTGGAGTGTTTTTCCCTGGAAGCATTCCTGATAACCCCACCTTTGGAGGTGGCTATCTCCAGACCTCCGTCATGGCAGCTAACTTCCGTGATTACGTTGAAATTGTCTTTGAGAACTATGAGAACACAATGCAGTCATGGCACATTGATGGATACTCTTTCTGGACCGTCGG AATGGATGGAGGACAATGGTCAGCAGCGAGCAGGAAGAACTACAATCTGAGAGATGCTGTTGCTCGTTGCACCGTGCAG GTCTACCCCAAGTCTTGGTCGGCAATCTACATGCCTTTGGACAATGTGGGCATGTGGAACATCAGGTCGGAGCACTGGGCTCGCCAGTACTTGGGCCAGCAGTTCTATCTCCGTGTGTATTCTCCTGCTAATTCATGGAGGGATGAGAACCCAATTCCAAGGAATGCCCTCCTCTGCGGCCGGGCATCAGGTCGCCGAACAAGGCCACTGTGA
- the LOC103982543 gene encoding glucan endo-1,3-beta-glucosidase 1-like has translation MGANHSPFVTLLVFLAFLTVAAAARAEPPFVGVNIGTDVSNLLPPADLAAFIKAQQIKHVRLYDADPAILSALAGAGVSVAVGVPNNQLLALGSSPATAAAWVARRVLPFHPDTPISAVAVGDEVPAALPSALPLLLQALRSISSALSAANLSSIPVSTPLPFAVILDPFPPSQAYFNQSLANAFLLPLLRFLADTAAPLMLNLYPYYAFMQGHGAVPLDNALFKPLPPALEEVDPNTLLHYSNVLDAMVDAAYVAMRNLNVTTVPVLITETGWPANGSRRDEPYATRELASTYNSNLIRHVLDRAGTPLHPEATPSVYIYELFDEDLRPGPASEASWGLFHGNGTPAYLLRVAGTGGLLANDTTDRTYCVAAEVTDRRALQAALDWACGPGLGNCSEIQPGQSCYAPNNLRSHASYAFDSYYQKEGKAAGSCYFQGVAMVTTTDPSHGDCIFPGSKRMNVTVAGMSVIQTSKAGAPFTLRLRTGIAHDQMTPMILNILVASILSWSIWS, from the exons CGGACGTGTCTAACCTGCTGCCGCCGGCTGACCTCGCTGCTTTCATCAAGGCGCAGCAGATCAAGCACGTCCGCCTCTACGACGCAGACCCGGCCATTCTCTCCGCCCTCGCCGGCGCTGGCGTCTCTGTGGCCGTTGGTGTGCCCAACAACCAGCTCCTCGCCTTGGGCTCCTCCCCGGCCACCGCGGCCGCCTGGGTCGCCCGCCGTGTGCTGCCCTTCCATCCGGACACTCCCATCTCGGCCGTGGCCGTTGGCGACGAGGTCCCCGCCGCGCTGCCGTCagccctccctctcctcctccaggCCCTCCGGTCCATCTCTTCCGCCCTCTCCGCCGCCAACCTCTCCTCCATCCCGGTCTCCACCCCGCTTCCCTTCGCTGTCATCCTCGACCCCTTCCCGCCCTCCCAGGCCTACTTCAACCAGTCCCTGGCCAACGCCTTCCTCCTTCCCCTCCTCCGCTTCCTCGCCGACACCGCCGCCCCGCTCATGCTCAACCTCTACCCCTACTACGCCTTCATGCAGGGCCACGGCGCCGTCCCCCTAGACAACGCCCTCTTCAAGCCCCTACCCCCCGCCCTCGAGGAGGTCGACCCCAACACCCTCCTCCACTACTCCAACGTGCTCGATGCCATGGTCGACGCCGCCTACGTAGCCATGCGCAACCTCAACGTCACCACCGTGCCCGTGCTCATCACCGAGACCGGGTGGCCCGCCAACGGCTCCCGCCGGGACGAGCCTTACGCCACCCGGGAGCTCGCCAGCACTTACAACTCTAACCTCATCCGCCACGTGCTCGACCGGGCCGGAACGCCGCTGCACCCCGAGGCCACCCCCAGCGTCTACATCTACGAGTTGTTCGACGAGGACCTGCGCCCGGGGCCGGCGTCGGAGGCCAGCTGGGGCCTCTTCCACGGGAACGGGACCCCAGCATACCTGCTGCGCGTTGCCGGTACCGGGGGGTTACTGGCCAACGACACCACGGACCGGACGTACTGCGTGGCGGCGGAGGTGACGGACCGGCGGGCGCTGCAGGCGGCGCTGGACTGGGCGTGCGGCCCGGGGCTGGGCAACTGCTCGGAGATACAGCCGGGGCAGAGCTGCTACGCGCCCAACAACTTGAGGAGTCACGCCTCGTATGCCTTCGACAGCTACTACCAGAAGGAGGGCAAGGCCGCGGGCTCCTGCTACTTCCAGGGCGTCGCCATGGTTACCACCACTGATCCAA GTCATGGGGATTGCATCTTCCCTGGAAG CAAGCGGATGAATGTTACAGTAGCAGGAATGAGTGTCATCCAAACAAGCAAGGCTGGTGCACCCTTCACACTGAGACTGAGAACAGGAATAGCTCATGACCAAATGACCCCCATGATCTTAAACATCTTGGTAGCTTCCATCCTGTCATGGAGCATTTGGTCTTGA